One Calliopsis andreniformis isolate RMS-2024a chromosome 9, iyCalAndr_principal, whole genome shotgun sequence genomic window carries:
- the Hasp gene encoding hig-anchoring scaffold protein, which yields MRPSAVLLLFFLCTLFLTSESKLRQQAAVDDDDDDDDDWDDDDDDDDQAYQTKPEVDDDGRVYKNPRNSPSAMCPRDEKQAELLGQKCLRKCSTDEDCKSKKKKCRCDGACGMSCIKPERECPALTEIPHGVMTVTGRFFGDRAHYTCDPDYFTVGLMERTCRADGQWTGTVPSCKKDPTSFCSQPPKVKNARHNALAEQTTFDLDSVIQYFCNHGYVTTGVRKAKCLMVEGTARWFGPDIICEPQDCGPPADISNGWHAGECYTYDCRVSYHCADGYELVGKAEKLCLADGTWTPKESPQCVQVTTVQCPKPDNPVKGKAVYTSYAYNSIVHYECDYGYTVVGQWTRQCGADRKWSGKMPTCQEINCGSPGVLYNGWIENIEAGTGLGASIIFRCNDHMKLEGNTSSVCQADGKWRYPLPQCLAPCVVPQIENGHITVASHDRDHINNVTVAEHGERLLVSCVQNYEFAANSTPVVCNNGTWTIVPSCSPARCKQMPKVPKNGMVIAPKTDHGMKAVFKCKDGFELIGGGPLNNSKSVECQYGNWTGDIPHCIQVFCPFPGLIENGKVFLVGNMGVYDYRPYVKKVVNNKQIMYDCDKGYVLDEGPSGATCIGGSWSPKELPKCIPGQHPRLRWSRRRRSVSEEDLTLSYRKFIEFFRKIGKKLLHLEMNKGKDHAKHKAEAKNLNSSRHDNNTSTEVLSWKKHSGHGNRSRLREEKMIDFLKIVYRKLQRIDARQSNNSTNGSMHDLLNAMSKNFFHVDLSESRRNNSGRGRSDFEIRNQREFIKLKREFERIMRFYNKSMRWNEKQNRKESKKKNQSHDKGKKSKDKKKHRKNYYKGFYEFVNSYVTEKLSMLEARNATEELIKRMKIDKFTVRNGTTFTVGEMYAFFKHIIEAKLNGTEETTVPEASTTASPPTTTTDTTTTSRVSSTTASTSTTSPTPKQIESHDNRSSTMPSNESSALDNEIPAKEGVPKHRSKRIRNASEDAGPSRQKRRLLSLNGMLINKDGTPPRREQKVSKRSRAYEDEKTRQFTFKELEAQQQSRSKRFLPPSELDNQIFLKNLYLNAYEDEYRTNVKRSIAQGNHTNEEAVYRRRKGNLGAYEIK from the exons ATGAGACCTAGTGCTGTTTTGCTGTTGTTCTTCCTGTGCACCCTTTTCCTCACATCCGAGTCGAAGCTACGGCAACAGGCCGccgtcgacgacgacgacgacgacgatgatgattgggacgacgacgacgacgacgatgatCAGGCGTATCAGACTAAACCTGAGGTCGACGACGATGGACGCGTCTACAAGAACCCGAGGAACTCACCGTCTGCGATGTGTCCTAGAGATGAGAAACAGGCAGAGCTGCTTGGCCAAAAGTGTCTGAGAAAGTGCTCCACCGATGAAGATTGCAAGAGTAAGAAGAAGAAATGCAGATGCGACGGTGCCTGTGGGATGTCTTGTATCAAGCCTGAGAGAGAATGTCCAGCTCTCACCGAGATACCTCACGGCGTGATGACAGTGACAGGAAGATTTTTCGGTGATCGGGCGCATTACACCTGCGACCCTGATTACTTTACTGTTGGTTTGATGGAGAGAACGTGTCGAGCCGACGGACAATGGACCGGCACAGTACCCTCGTGTAAAAAGGACCCTACTTCCTTCTGCTCTCAGCCGCCGAAAGTTAAAAACGCGCGGCACAATGCGCTCGCTGAACAGACGACCTTTGACTTAGACAGCGTCATTCAGTACTTCTGCAACCATGGATACGTGACCACTGGCGTCAGGAAAGCTAAATGTCTCATGGTGGAAGGAACGGCTCGTTGGTTTGGGCCTGATATCATCTGCGAACCCCAGGACTGTGGACCCCCAGCGGATATTTCCAATGGATGGCACGCTG GCGAATGTTACACATACGATTGTCGTGTATCATACCACTGCGCTGACGGCTACGAGTTAGTTGGCAAAGCCGAGAAGCTTTGTTTGGCAGACGGCACATGGACCCCTAAAGAATCGCCACAATGCGTTCAA GTTACCACGGTGCAATGCCCTAAACCGGACAACCCAGTAAAGGGGAAGGCGGTGTACACCTCGTATGCATACAATTCCATCGTGCATTACGAATGCGACTATGGATACACGGTGGTCGGCCAGTGGACAAGGCAATGCGGAGCTGATAGAAAATGGTCTGGAAAGATGCCTACTTGCCAGGAAATTAATTGCGGTTCACCTGGCGTCCTCTATAACGGCTGGATCGAGAACATCGAGGCAG GCACTGGTCTAGGTGCCAGTATAATTTTCCGCTGCAACGACCATATGAAGCTCGAGGGAAATACCTCGTCTGTCTGTCAGGCTGATGGAAAATGGCGTTATCCACTGCCACAGTGTCTCGCCCCCTGCGTAGTACCTCAAATAGAAAATGGCCACATTACTGTGGCCAGCCACGACAGGGACCACATCAACAACGTCACGGTAGCGGAACACGGCGAGAGGCTGCTCGTCTCTTGCGTGCAGAATTACGAATTTGCGGCGAACAGCACACCGGTAGTTTGCAACAACGGTACTTGGACGATCGTGCCGAGCTGCTCGCCAGCCAGGTGCAAACAGATGCCCAAAGTGCCGAAAAATGGCATGGTGATCGCGCCTAAGACTGATCACGGCATGAAGGCTGTCTTTAAGTGCAAGGACGGCTTCGAGCTGATTGGCGGTGGCCCTCTGAATAACTCCAAGTCGGTGGAATGTCAGTATGGAAACTGGACCGGCGATATACCGCATTGCATCCAAGTGTTCTGCCCCTTCCCTGGTCTGATCGAAAATGGGAAGGTGTTCCTGGTGGGCAACATGGGCGTCTACGACTACAGGCCCTATGTTAAGAAGGTTGTGAACAACAAGCAAATTATGTACGACTGCGATAAAGGGTACGTGCTGGACGAAGGGCCCAGTGGGGCCACTTGTATTGGTGGAAGTTGGAGTCCCAAAGAGCTGCCCAAGTGTATTCCTGGACAGCATCCTAGGCTGAGATGGAGTAGGCGACGTAGGTCTGTGAGCGAGGAGGATTTGACTCTCAGTTATAG GAAATTCATCGAGTTCTTCCGCAAAATCGGCAAAAAGTTGCTGCACTTGGAGATGAACAAGGGCAAGGATCACGCGAAGCACAAGGCGGAAGCGAAAAACTTGAACTCCAGTCGCCACGATAACAACACTTCCACGGAAGTCCTATCATGGAAGAAGCACTCTGGCCATGGGAACAGGTCGCGGCTGCGCGAGGAGAAGATGATCGACTTTCTGAAGATCGTTTACCGGAAGCTTCAGCGGATCGACGCACGACAGTCCAACAATTCCACGAATGGCAGCATGCACGATCTCTTAAACGCCATGAGCAAGAACTTCTTCCACGTGGACTTGTCTGAGTCTCGGCGGAACAACTCTGGTAGAGGACGTTCCGACTTCGAGATACGTAACCAGAGAGAATTCATCAAACTGAAGAGGGAATTCGAGAGGATCATGCGATTTTACAACAAATCGATGCGTTGGAATGAAAAACAGAATCGCAAAGAGTCGAAGAAGAAGAACCAATCTCACGATAAGGGGAAGAAATCGAAAGATAAGAAGAAACATAGGAAGAACTATTACAAAGGCTTTTACGAGTTTGTCAATAGTTATGTCACAGAGAAGCTGTCCATGTTAGAGGCTCGCAACGCGACCGAGGAACTGATCAAGAGGATGAAGATCGACAAATTCACCGTGAGGAACGGGACGACGTTCACCGTGGGCGAGATGTACGCGTTCTTCAAACATATCATAGAAGCTAAGCTGAACGGCACAGAGGAGACTACTGTGCCAGAGGCATCGACCACGGCGTCACCTCCAACAACGACCACCGACACCACCACAACGTCGAGAGTCTCGTCGACGACAGCCAGCACGAGCACGACGTCGCCAACACCGAAGCAGATCGAGTCCCatgataatcgatcctcaacgaTGCCCAGTAACGAGTCTTCTGCGCTGGACAACGAGATCCCTGCCAAAGAAGGAGTGCCAAAGCACCGCAGCAAGCGAATACGAAACGCATCCGAGGATGCTGGTCCTTCCCGTCAGAAGAGACGGCTGTTGTCCCTGAACGGCATGCTAATCAACAAGGATGGAACACCGCCGAGGCGCGAGCAGAAGGTCTCGAAGCGATCGAGGGCCTACGAGGACGAGAAGACTAGGCAATTCACGTTCAAGGAGCTGGAGGCGCAACAGCAGAGCCGATCGAAACGATTCCTGCCACCGTCGGAGCTGGATAATCAAATATTTCTAAAGAACTTGTATCTGAACGCGTACGAGGATGAATATCGGACGAACGTGAAGCGTTCGATCGCCCAGGGGAACCACACGAACGAGGAGGCCGTCTACAGGAGGCGCAAGGGGAACCTCGGTGCATACGAGATCAAGTGA